From the genome of Drosophila gunungcola strain Sukarami unplaced genomic scaffold, Dgunungcola_SK_2 000155F, whole genome shotgun sequence, one region includes:
- the LOC128265778 gene encoding glucose dehydrogenase [FAD, quinone], which translates to MAAHLPTISQMHSTQISHLSLQLLLLLLLLLLCPDESRGDATSRLLDQINQVGFVNVLDQAARPNVPKDLSNYDFIVVGAGAAGSSLAARLSENPQWSVALIEAGGVENIAHNTPVLAGYLQQTASNWGYRSVPQKLSCHGMNNHECSLPRGKVLGGTSSINYMIYNRGNRRDFDGWAAAGNPGWSYNDVLPYFLRTENAQLQGLEHSPYHNHSGPLSVEYVRYRSQMADAFVKASVESGLPRTDYNGESQFGVSYVQATTRNGRRHSAYAAYLKPVRDLRPNLQIFTFARVTRILIDEATKSAYGVEFHHKNKPYTFKVRKEVILSAGTFNSPQLLMLSGIGPEDNLKAIGVPLVQPLPVGKRMYDHMCHFGPTFVTNTTGQTTFTSTITIAEIVSHFLAGNPATRLSSIGGVEALAFLKTQRSKLPKDWPDIELIMVTGSLASDEGTGLKLGANFKQEIYDRMYRDLAQAQQDHFTLLVMQFHPQSVGRLWLRDRNPLSWPMIDPKYFVAEEDVEYLLDGIKASLRIIQMPAMQKIGARLLNRPVPGCETLQFASDDYWRCSIRTLSYTLHHQVATCRMGPESDPTTVVNHQLKVHGMRRLRVVDTSVIPMPPTAHTNAAAFMIGEKAADMIRSEWG; encoded by the exons ATGGCAGCTCATTTGCCCACCATTAGCCAAATGCACTCCACACAGATCTCACACCTGTCGCTCCagttgctcctgctcctcctgctgctcctcctttGCCCCGACGAATCTCGTGGGGATGCCACAAGCCGACTGCTGGATCAGATCAACCAGGTGGGATTCGTAAACGTCCTAGATCAGGCAGCGCGACCCAATG TACCCAAGGATCTCTCGAACTATGACTTTATTGTGGTtggagctggagcagctggTAGCTCATTGGCCGCCCGTCTCTCGGAGAACCCGCAGTGGAGTGTGGCCCTCATCGAGGCTGGGGGCGTGGAGAATATAGCCCATAATACACCAGTTCTGGCGGGTTACCTGCAGCAGACAGCCTCGAATTGGGGCTACAGATCGGTGCCCCAGAAGCTCTCTTGCCACGGAATGAACAATCACGAGTGTTCATTGCCCAGGGGAAAAGTTCTGGGCGGTACCAGCTCCATCAACTACATGATCTACAATCGGGGAAATCGAAGGGACTTTGATGGCTGGGCGGCAGCCGGAAATCCCGGCTGGAGTTACAATGATGTATTGCCCTATTTCCTGAGGACTGAGAATGCCCAACTGCAGGGCTTGGAGCACTCGCCCTACCACAATCACAGCGGTCCCCTGAGTGTGGAATATGTGCGCTATCGATCGCAAATGGCGGACGCTTTCGTGAAGGCCTCAGTGGAATCGGGACTGCCGCGCACCGACTACAATGGAGAGTCCCAGTTTGGGGTGTCCTATGTCCAGGCCACCACCCGGAATGGCAGGAGGCACTCAGCCTATGCGGCCTACTTGAAACCAGTGAGGGATCTGCGCCCTAACCTGCAAATTTTCACCTTTGCCCGAGTTACCCGTATACTGATCGATGAGGCTACGAAATCCGCTTACGGCGTGGAGTTTCATCACAAAAACAAACCGTACACGTTCAAGGTTCGCAAGGAAGTGATACTTTCGGCGGGAACCTTTAACTCCCCCCAATTACTGATGCTCTCGGGAATCGGGCCAGAAGATAACCTGAAGGCCATTGGAGTTCCCCTTGTACAACCTTTACCAGTCGGTAAGAGGATGTACGATCACATGTGCCACTTTGGACCCACTTTTGTGACTAATACAACGGGTCAAACGACCTTCACATCGACAATTACTATCGCTGAGATAGTATCGCACTTCCTGGCCGGGAATCCAGCCACCAGATTGAGTTCGATTGGTGGCGTGGAGGCCTTGGCTTTCCTCAAAACCCAGCGATCAAAGCTGCCCAAGGATTGGCCAGACATCGAGTTGATCATGGTCACTGGCAGTTTGGCTAGTGACGAGGGCACAGGCCTCAAGTTGGGCGCCAATTTTAAGCAAGAAATATATGACAGGATGTACAGGGATCTGGCGCAGGCTCAACAGGACCACTTTACCCTGTTGGTCATGCAATTCCATCCCCAGTCAGTGGGTCGTCTTTGGCTGAGAGATCGCAATCCACTGAGCTGGCCCATGATCGATCccaagtactttgtggccgaaGAGGATGTGGAGTATCTTCTGGATGGCATCAAAGCCAGTCTGAGGATCATACAGATGCCGGCGATGCAGAAGATTGGGGCGCGATTGCTAAACAGACCGGTGCCGGGATGTGAGACACTCCAGTTCGCCTCGGATGACTATTGGAGATGTTCGATCAGAACACTATCCTATACGCTGCATCACCAGGTGGCCACCTGTCGCATGGGTCCCGAAAGCGATCCCACAACCGTGGTCAATCACCAGCTGAAGGTGCATGGAATGAGGAGGCTGCGGGTGGTGGACACCAGTGTCATCCCGAtgccacccaccgcccacacCAATGCGGCGGCATTTATGATCGGGGAAAAGGCGGCGGACATGATACGATCCGAATGGGGTTGA
- the LOC128265783 gene encoding glucose dehydrogenase [FAD, quinone], giving the protein MMAGKSLIFVALCLCLILMVLRTSAQDSNNVLLETINFLRRGQADVELENYDNNLVLDSEYDFIVVGAGTAGCALAARLSENPQWRVLLLEAGGPERLVMDVPIVAHFLQLGEMNWKYRTQPSDHACLAMNNNRCNWPRGKVMGGSSVLNYMMYTRGNRRDYDRWEALGNPGWSFKDVLPYFKKYEGSSVPDAEEDYVGRNGPVKVSYVNWRSKISEAFVEAAQQDGLKYRDYNGRIQNGVAFLHTTTRNSTRWSSNRAYLYPLKGKRSNLHVKKNALVTKVLIDPQTKTAYGIMVQTEGKMQKILARREVIVSAGAINTPQLLMLSGVGPAKHLREVGIKPLADLAVGYNLQDHTAPAVTFTTNATSLKFEDFADPTLVNRFNRMEGPYGSPGGCEAIAFWDLDHERDEDGWPDIELFLVGGSMSSNPAISRAFGLKKSIYDSLFAEIEDKSLNAFMIFPMILRPKSRGRIMLKSSDPFKYPLIHANYFAHPYDVDISVRGLLKAISLMDQRGMQAIDAKLWEKKIPTCKQHAYKSWAYWACYVRHFTFTIYHYSGTAKMGPKSDRAAVVDARLRVHGIRNLRVADASIMPEIMSGHPNGPVFMIAEKAADMIKQDHGFIQ; this is encoded by the coding sequence ATGATGGCAGGCAAATCGCTGATATTCGTGGCCCTATGCCTATGTCTGATATTAATGGTTCTGCGAACTTCTGCGCAGGATAGCAATAATGTTTTGCTGGAGACGATCAACTTTTTGCGACGCGGTCAGGCAGACGTGGAGCTGGAGAACTATGACAACAATCTAGTGCTGGACAGCGAGTACGATTTCATAGTGGTTGGAGCCGGCACAGCGGGTTGTGCCCTGGCCGCCCGCCTCTCGGAGAATCCCCAATGGCGAGTGCTGCTCCTCGAGGCCGGTGGTCCCGAGCGATTGGTCATGGATGTGCCCATTGTGGCGCACTTCCTGCAGCTCGGCGAGATGAACTGGAAGTACAGGACGCAGCCCTCGGATCATGCCTGCCTGGCCATGAACAACAATCGCTGCAATTGGCCCAGGGGCAAGGTGATGGGCGGCAGTTCGGTCCTCAACTACATGATGTACACGCGGGGCAATCGCAGGGATTACGATCGCTGGGAGGCACTGGGCAATCCGGGCTGGAGCTTCAAGGACGTACTGCCGTACTTCAAGAAATACGAGGGCAGCAGTGTGCCCGACGCCGAGGAGGACTATGTGGGCCGCAATGGACCGGTGAAGGTCAGCTATGTAAACTGGCGCTCCAAAATCTCCGAGGCCTTTGTGGAGGCCGCCCAGCAGGATGGCCTCAAGTACCGCGACTACAATGGACGCATTCAGAATGGCGTGGCCTTCCTGCACACCACCACCCGGAATTCCACGCGCTGGAGCTCAAATCGTGCCTATCTCTATCCGCTGAAGGGGAAGCGCAGCAATCTGCATGTGAAAAAGAACGCCCTGGTGACCAAGGTGCTCATCGATCCGCAAACCAAGACGGCCTACGGCATAATGGTACAAACGGAGGGCAAAATGCAGAAGATCCTGGCCAGAAGGGAGGTGATTGTCTCGGCGGGCGCCATCAACACACCCCAATTGCTGATGCTTTCGGGCGTGGGCCCAGCCAAGCATCTGCGTGAAGTGGGCATCAAGCCGCTGGCCGATTTGGCCGTCGGTTATAACCTGCAGGATCACACAGCGCCGGCGGTCACTTTCACCACCAATGCCACCTCGCTGAAGTTCGAGGACTTCGCCGATCCCACACTGGTGAACCGATTCAATCGCATGGAGGGACCGTATGGCTCGCCGGGCGGCTGTGAGGCCATTGCCTTCTGGGATCTGGATCACGAGCGGGATGAGGATGGCTGGCCCGACATTGAGCTTTTCCTGGTGGGCGGCTCCATGTCCTCCAATCCGGCCATCTCACGCGCCTTTGGCCTGAAGAAGTCCATCTACGACTCGCTGTTCGCCGAGATTGAGGACAAGTCACTGAATGCCTTCATGATCTTTCCCATGATCTTGCGGCCCAAGAGTCGTGGTCGCATCATGCTGAAGAGCAGCGATCCCTTCAAGTACCCACTGATCCATGCCAACTACTTTGCCCATCCCTATGACGTGGACATCTCGGTGCGGGGCCTGCTGAAGGCCATCAGTTTGATGGACCAGCGGGGAATGCAGGCCATCGATGCCAAGTTGTGGGAGAAGAAGATCCCCACGTGCAAGCAGCATGCCTACAAGAGCTGGGCCTACTGGGCCTGCTATGTGCGGCACTTCACCTTCACCATCTATCACTATTCGGGCACGGCCAAAATGGGCCCCAAATCGGACCGGGCTGCGGTGGTAGATGCCCGCCTGCGGGTCCACGGCATCCGGAACCTGCGCGTGGCCGATGCCAGCATCATGCCGGAAATCATGTCCGGACATCCCAATGGGCCCGTTTTCATGATCGCCGAGAAGGCAGCCGATATGATCAAGCAGGATCATGGTTTCATCCAGTAA
- the LOC128265784 gene encoding glucose dehydrogenase [FAD, quinone]: MEKLLLSRLLFLLLLPHHLIQAIHSQRNPQLDELRRLGLGNIVNVPFFSDVPQSKYDFIVVGSGAAGCTLAARLSENPNWSVFLIEAGGVENIIHQVPLLAAHLQSTASNWGYKSQPQKHSCRGMPENKCALPRGKVLGGTSSINYMIYNRGNRRDFDGWAAAGNPGWSYEEVLPYFLRSEHAQLQGLEHSPYHNHSGPLSVEDVRHRTRLGHAYVRAAQEAGHPRTDYNGESQLGVSYVQATTQKGRRHSAFRAYIEPIRARRRNLHILTLARVTRILIDASTKSAYGVELTHQGRSFKVKARKEVILSAGAFNSPQLLMLSGIGPEDNLKAIGVPIIKPLPVGKRMYDHMCHFGPTFVTNTTGQTLFAARLGAPVVKEYLLGRADTFLSSIGGVETLTFIKVPSAKSPASQPDVELIQVAGSLASDDGTALSKGANFKPEIYEKMYKDLTLRQQDHFSFLVMHFNPASVGRLWLHNRNPLEWPRIDPKYFSAAADVEHLLEGIKEALRISRMPAMQAIGTRLLDKPVPGCEHLEFASDDYWRCSIRTLSYTLHHQVATCRMGPESDPTTVVNHQLKVHGMRRLRVVDTSVIPVPPTAHTNAAAFMIGEKAADMIRSEWS; encoded by the exons ATGGAGAAGCTGCTGCTTTCCCGGCTTCTGTTTCTGCTCCTGCTTCCGCACCATCTCATCCAGGCGATCCACTCCCAAAGGAATCCCCAACTGGACGAACTGCGGCGATTGGGACTGGGAAATATCGTCAATGTGCCATTCTTCAGCGATG TTCCCCAAtcaaaatatgattttatagTGGTTGGATCTGGAGCCGCTGGCTGCACTTTGGCCGCCCGTCTCTCGGAAAACCCCAACTGGAGTGTGTTCCTCATCGAGGCTGGAGGCGTGGAGAACATAATCCATCAGGTGCCACTGCTGGCGGCTCATCTGCAGTCCACTGCCTCCAATTGGGGCTATAAATCGCAGCCACAGAAACATTCCTGTCGAGGAATGCCTGAGAACAAGTGTGCCCTGCCAAGGGGAAAAGTTCTGGGAGGAACCAGCTCCATCAACTATATGATATACAATAGGGGCAATCGAAGGGACTTTGATGGCTGGGCGGCAGCTGGAAATCCTGGCTGGAGTTACGAGGAAGTTCTGCCCTATTTCCTGAGGAGTGAGCATGCGCAACTGCAGGGCTTGGAGCACTCCCCCTACCACAATCACAGTGGCCCCCTGAGTGTGGAGGATGTGCGTCATCGCACGCGTCTGGGTCACGCCTATGTAAGAGCTGCCCAGGAGGCGGGTCATCCGAGGACCGATTACAATGGTGAATCCCAACTGGGGGTCTCCTATGTCCAGGCCACCACCCAAAAGGGCCGGCGCCACAGCGCCTTTCGTGCCTACATCGAACCCATTCGTGCGAGACGTCGTAATCTGCATATTCTAACACTGGCCAGGGTCACCCGCATCCTTATAGATGCCTCTACCAAGTCAGCCTATGGTGTGGAGTTAACCCATCAGGGCAGAAGCTTTAAAGTGAAAGCCCGCAAGGAGGTAATCCTTTCGGCTGGAGCCTTCAACTCGCCGCAGTTACTGATGCTCTCGGGAATTGGGCCAGAGGATAACCTCAAGGCCATTGGAGTGCCCATCATAAAGCCTCTACCAGTGGGCAAACGGATGTACGATCACATGTGCCACTTCGGGCCCACGTTTGTGACCAACACCACAGGTCAAACCCTATTCGCCGCCCGTCTGGGAGCGCCAGTGGTCAAGGAGTACCTGCTGGGTCGCGCCGATACCTTCCTGTCCAGCATTGGTGGCGTGGAGACGCTGACCTTCATCAAGGTGCCCTCGGCCAAGAGTCCAGCCAGCCAGCCCGATGTGGAGCTCATCCAAGTGGCCGGCAGTTTGGCCAGCGATGATGGCACTGCCCTGTCCAAGGGAGCCAACTTCAAGCCCGAGATCTATGAGAAAATGTACAAGGACTTGACCCTGCGGCAGCAGGATCACTTCAGTTTCCTGGTCATGCACTTCAATCCCGCCTCCGTGGGTCGCCTCTGGCTGCACAATCGCAATCCGCTCGAGTGGCCACGCATCGATCCCAAGTACTTCTCGGCTGCCGCCGATGTGGAGCACCTGCTGGAGGGCATCAAGGAGGCCCTGAGGATCTCGAGGATGCCGGCCATGCAGGCGATAGGCACCAGGCTGCTGGACAAACCGGTGCCGGGGTGTGAGCACCTCGAGTTCGCCTCGGATGACTATTGGAGATGTTCGATCAGGACACTATCCTATACGCTGCACCACCAGGTGGCCACCTGTCGCATGGGTCCCGAAAGCGATCCCACAACCGTGGTCAATCACCAGCTGAAGGTGCATGGAATGAGGAGGCTGCGGGTGGTGGACACCAGTGTCATTCCGGtgccacccaccgcccacacCAATGCGGCGGCATTTATGATCGGGGAAAAGGCGGCGGACATGATACGATCCGAATGGAGTTGA